Proteins co-encoded in one Streptomyces sp. SLBN-31 genomic window:
- a CDS encoding spermidine synthase: MTEPIPVSRATDLGVAKLMPDVDRERAWLLTVDGAPQSYVDLDEPAYLEFEYAQRLGHVLDVVDEPGRALDVVHLGGGALTLPRYLAATRPGSRQDVVEADRALLELVVEHLPLPEDAGIALHAADARAWLEAAPDGSADVVVADVFGGSRVPAHLTSVAYAQEAGRVLRDTGVYLANLADAAPFDFLRSQLATFATVFEELVLIAEPAVLRGRRFGNAVLVASHRPLDTPALTRLTASDAFPARVEHGQGVRDFIRGARPVRDEDAVPSPEPPDGAFGIG; encoded by the coding sequence GTGACCGAACCCATCCCCGTCAGCCGGGCCACCGACCTCGGTGTCGCCAAGCTCATGCCCGACGTCGACCGCGAGCGGGCCTGGCTGCTGACCGTCGACGGGGCACCGCAGTCCTACGTCGACCTCGACGAGCCGGCGTACCTGGAGTTCGAGTACGCGCAGCGGTTGGGACATGTGCTGGACGTCGTCGACGAGCCGGGGCGGGCGCTGGACGTGGTGCATCTCGGGGGCGGTGCGCTGACCCTGCCGCGGTACCTCGCCGCGACCCGGCCCGGTTCCCGGCAGGACGTCGTCGAGGCCGACCGCGCGCTGCTGGAACTGGTCGTGGAGCACCTGCCCCTGCCCGAGGACGCCGGGATCGCGCTGCACGCCGCCGACGCCCGCGCGTGGCTGGAAGCCGCCCCCGACGGGTCCGCCGACGTCGTCGTCGCCGATGTCTTCGGCGGCTCCCGCGTCCCGGCCCACCTCACCTCCGTCGCCTACGCCCAGGAGGCCGGCCGGGTGCTGCGCGACACCGGCGTCTACCTGGCCAACCTCGCCGACGCCGCGCCCTTCGACTTCCTGCGCTCCCAACTCGCCACGTTCGCTACGGTCTTCGAGGAACTCGTGCTGATCGCCGAACCGGCCGTGCTGCGCGGCCGCCGTTTCGGGAACGCGGTGCTGGTCGCATCCCACCGGCCCCTCGACACGCCGGCCCTGACCCGGCTCACGGCATCCGACGCCTTCCCGGCCCGGGTCGAACACGGCCAGGGCGTACGGGACTTCATACGCGGTGCGCGACCCGTCCGGGACGAGGACGCCGTACCCTCACCCGAGCCCCCCGACGGGGCTTTCGGCATCGGCTGA
- the tuf gene encoding elongation factor Tu: MPKTAYVRTKPHLNIGTMGHVDHGKTTLTAAITKVLADRGSGTFVPFDRIDRAPEEAARGITINIAHVEYETDTRHYAHVDMPGHADYVKNMVTGAAQLDGAILVVSAVDGVMPQTAEHVLLARQVGVDHIVVALNKADAGDEELTDLVELEVRELLTAHGYGGDVPVVRVSGLKALEGDPRWTSAVEALLDAVDTYVPMPERYLDAPFLLPVENVLTITGRGTVVTGAIERGTVRVGDRVEVLGAGVETVVTGLETFGRPMDEAQAGDNVALLLRGVPRDAVRRGHVVAAPGSVVPGRRFSARVYVLSAREGGRTTPVASGYRPQFYIRTADVVGDVDLGDVAVARPGDTVTMTVELGRDTPLEPGLGFAIREGGRTVGAGTVTTVE; the protein is encoded by the coding sequence ATGCCCAAGACGGCGTACGTCCGCACCAAACCGCATCTGAACATTGGCACGATGGGCCATGTCGACCACGGCAAGACCACCCTGACCGCCGCCATCACCAAGGTCCTGGCCGACCGCGGCAGCGGCACCTTCGTGCCGTTCGACCGCATCGACCGTGCCCCGGAGGAGGCCGCCCGCGGCATCACCATCAACATCGCGCACGTCGAGTACGAGACCGACACCCGGCACTACGCGCACGTGGACATGCCCGGCCACGCCGACTACGTCAAGAACATGGTCACCGGGGCCGCGCAGCTCGACGGCGCCATCCTGGTCGTCTCCGCCGTCGACGGGGTCATGCCGCAGACGGCCGAACACGTCCTGCTCGCCCGGCAGGTGGGCGTCGACCACATCGTCGTCGCCCTCAACAAGGCCGACGCGGGCGACGAGGAGCTGACCGACCTCGTGGAGCTGGAGGTCCGCGAACTGCTCACCGCGCACGGCTACGGCGGCGACGTGCCCGTCGTACGGGTCTCGGGGCTGAAGGCCTTGGAGGGCGACCCGCGCTGGACGTCCGCCGTCGAGGCGCTGCTCGACGCGGTGGACACCTATGTGCCCATGCCGGAGCGGTACTTGGACGCGCCGTTCCTGCTGCCGGTCGAGAACGTCCTCACCATCACCGGCCGCGGCACGGTGGTCACGGGCGCCATCGAGCGCGGCACTGTGCGTGTGGGCGACCGGGTCGAAGTGCTCGGCGCCGGTGTCGAGACCGTCGTCACCGGCCTGGAGACCTTCGGCAGGCCCATGGACGAGGCGCAGGCCGGGGACAACGTGGCGCTGCTGCTGCGGGGTGTTCCACGGGACGCCGTGCGGCGCGGGCACGTGGTGGCGGCGCCGGGGAGCGTGGTGCCCGGGCGGCGGTTCTCGGCGCGGGTGTACGTGCTGTCGGCGCGCGAGGGCGGACGTACCACCCCGGTGGCGAGCGGGTACCGGCCGCAGTTCTACATCCGTACCGCGGACGTCGTCGGTGACGTCGACCTCGGTGACGTCGCCGTCGCGCGGCCCGGCGACACGGTCACGATGACCGTCGAGCTCGGGCGGGACACGCCGTTGGAGCCCGGGCTCGGGTTCGCCATCCGGGAAGGCGGGCGGACCGTGGGGGCGGGGACCGTGACCACCGTGGAGTGA